One Lacunisphaera limnophila DNA window includes the following coding sequences:
- a CDS encoding ABC transporter ATP-binding protein, with product MITLRNIEKVYPLKGGVFYALRHINLTIQEGEFVSIMGPSGSGKSTLLHILGLHDSAWNGEYDLVGQPVHQLDKKKRFELQKKHIGFVFQSYHLLDDLTVYENLEIPLSYRDMPKKERESVVCDVLDRFAIVGKKDLYPNQLSGGQQQLVGVARALVAKPSLILADEPTGNLHSDQGREIMRLFKQLNSEGTTIIQVTHSAENATFGSRVIRLADGMMVP from the coding sequence ATGATCACCCTGCGCAATATCGAGAAGGTCTATCCGCTCAAGGGCGGCGTGTTCTACGCCCTCCGCCACATCAATCTCACGATTCAAGAAGGAGAATTCGTGTCCATCATGGGCCCGTCCGGATCCGGCAAATCCACCTTGCTGCATATTCTTGGCCTGCACGACAGCGCCTGGAACGGCGAGTACGACTTGGTGGGACAGCCCGTGCACCAACTCGACAAGAAGAAGCGGTTTGAACTCCAGAAGAAACACATCGGCTTCGTCTTCCAAAGCTATCACCTGCTCGACGACCTCACAGTGTACGAGAACCTGGAAATTCCCCTCTCTTATCGCGACATGCCCAAGAAGGAGCGCGAGTCCGTGGTGTGCGACGTCCTCGACCGCTTCGCCATCGTCGGCAAGAAGGACCTCTATCCCAACCAGCTCTCCGGCGGTCAGCAACAGCTGGTCGGCGTCGCCCGCGCCCTCGTGGCCAAGCCCTCGCTCATCCTGGCGGACGAGCCCACCGGCAACCTCCACTCCGACCAGGGCCGCGAGATCATGCGCCTCTTCAAGCAGCTGAACAGTGAAGGCACGACGATCATCCAGGTCACCCACTCGGCGGAGAACGCCACCTTCGGCTCCCGCGTGATCCGTCTGGCCGACGGCATGATGGTGCCTTAG
- a CDS encoding small ribosomal subunit Rsm22 family protein, which translates to MNWESLDWEVLDRLRETFLAGDKTGGPYWHTITDLECYDFTYGERIGWKWDAMLQELKRRGWSAPTGGTVLDWGCGSGIAGRRVVNFFGPQNFTRLQLHDHSDLAMDFAEHYGRKAFPGLPVDRATYRDLNGDEPIGLLVVSHVVNELTDIARAELTALCARAQAVLWVEPGTHEVSRLLGGWREQLRDQFQVIAPCPHQATCGVLTAGNERHWCHFFAPPPVGVYADSGWVRFGQRAGIDLRSLPYSFLVLERKTPVALGNPPIPAPSVMIGEARHYKGYAKIFNCDAGGVAELMLQKRDAPLLFKELKHGAGPSLHHWSHENGRITRIESP; encoded by the coding sequence ATGAATTGGGAATCCCTCGACTGGGAGGTGCTCGATCGCCTCCGTGAAACCTTTCTCGCCGGCGACAAAACCGGCGGGCCCTACTGGCATACGATCACCGACCTCGAGTGCTACGACTTCACCTATGGCGAGCGCATCGGTTGGAAATGGGACGCCATGCTCCAGGAATTGAAGCGACGCGGCTGGTCCGCCCCGACCGGCGGCACCGTGCTCGACTGGGGCTGCGGCAGCGGCATCGCGGGCCGGCGGGTGGTCAATTTTTTCGGCCCGCAGAATTTCACCCGGCTGCAACTCCACGATCACTCGGACCTGGCCATGGATTTTGCCGAGCATTACGGCCGCAAGGCCTTCCCGGGACTGCCGGTGGACCGGGCCACTTACCGTGACCTCAACGGTGACGAGCCCATCGGCCTCCTTGTGGTCAGCCATGTTGTGAACGAGCTGACCGATATCGCCCGGGCGGAACTGACCGCGCTCTGCGCCCGCGCCCAAGCCGTGCTTTGGGTCGAACCCGGCACCCACGAGGTCAGCCGCTTGCTTGGCGGCTGGCGCGAACAGCTCCGGGATCAATTTCAGGTCATCGCGCCCTGCCCGCATCAGGCCACCTGCGGCGTGCTCACGGCCGGCAACGAGCGGCACTGGTGCCACTTCTTCGCGCCCCCGCCCGTGGGCGTCTACGCCGACTCGGGCTGGGTGCGTTTCGGCCAGCGCGCCGGTATCGACCTCCGTTCCCTGCCTTATTCCTTCCTGGTCCTGGAGCGGAAAACGCCCGTTGCCCTCGGCAATCCACCCATCCCCGCCCCCTCGGTCATGATTGGCGAAGCCAGGCACTACAAAGGCTACGCCAAGATCTTCAACTGCGACGCCGGCGGCGTGGCGGAGCTGATGCTGCAGAAGCGCGACGCCCCCCTCCTCTTCAAGGAACTCAAGCATGGCGCCGGGCCCTCCCTGCACCACTGGTCCCACGAAAACGGCCGGATAACCCGGATTGAGTCGCCGTAA